From Paludisphaera rhizosphaerae, the proteins below share one genomic window:
- a CDS encoding AraC family transcriptional regulator has translation MDPLSGVLSLLKPQNTMCGGFDVGGDWSLQFPEHDGIKCYAIVSGRCWLAVEGVAEALHLRSGDCFLLPLGRPFRLTSDLSLPPVDFKSVYQRPLNGSFAVWNGGGDVSGVGGYFDFEKNYVSILLGMLPPIVHIKKEADKLALRWSIERMMAELREPQPGAALVLQHLAHLMLVQALRAFLAEGPAGGVGWLFALADEHIGQAIDAMHGDPAHPWTLRELADRVGMSRSAFAARFKETVGATPIDYLTRWRMLLAGDRLKHSGDSIAAISQALGYESESAFSTAFKRVMGCSPRRYSRGLDLTSATHSQ, from the coding sequence ATGGATCCGCTTTCGGGCGTGCTGTCGCTCCTGAAGCCGCAGAACACCATGTGCGGCGGCTTCGACGTGGGCGGGGACTGGTCGCTGCAGTTCCCCGAGCACGATGGCATCAAGTGTTATGCAATCGTCTCCGGTCGGTGCTGGCTCGCCGTGGAGGGGGTCGCCGAGGCGTTGCACCTCAGGTCGGGCGATTGCTTCCTCCTCCCTTTGGGGCGGCCGTTTCGCTTGACCAGCGACCTCTCCTTGCCGCCGGTCGATTTCAAGTCGGTCTATCAGAGGCCGTTGAATGGGAGCTTCGCCGTCTGGAATGGCGGGGGAGACGTCTCGGGAGTCGGAGGCTACTTCGATTTCGAAAAGAACTACGTGAGCATACTCCTTGGTATGTTGCCGCCGATCGTCCACATCAAGAAAGAGGCGGACAAGCTGGCTCTCCGATGGTCCATCGAGCGGATGATGGCGGAGTTGCGCGAACCGCAGCCGGGCGCCGCGCTGGTGTTGCAACACCTTGCCCATCTGATGCTGGTTCAGGCGCTTCGCGCCTTCCTGGCGGAGGGGCCGGCAGGGGGCGTGGGCTGGCTCTTCGCCCTGGCGGATGAGCACATCGGCCAGGCCATCGACGCCATGCACGGCGATCCCGCCCACCCCTGGACCCTGAGAGAATTGGCCGATCGCGTCGGGATGTCGCGGTCGGCGTTCGCGGCGAGATTCAAGGAGACCGTGGGGGCGACGCCCATCGACTACCTGACGCGCTGGCGAATGCTCCTGGCCGGCGATCGCCTGAAGCACTCCGGAGATTCAATCGCGGCCATTTCACAGGCCCTCGGTTATGAATCCGAGAGCGCCTTCAGCACCGCCTTCAAGCGGGTTATGGGCTGTTCGCCGAGGCGATACAGTCGCGGCCTGGATCTAACGTCGGCCACGCACTCGCAATAG
- a CDS encoding DUF1559 domain-containing protein, producing the protein MLRGDGAHRRAFTLIELLVVIAVIAVLIALLLPAVQAAREAARRVQCVNNMKQLGLALHSYHDVHTALPPGLIKSSACPLGLLTGCQNTPWIVHLLPQLEQQAFFNAANFDLGTEGPFAPAPMGIYANLTLASIRLAVLQCPSDAENQFQVTRDFMGGVMSFYTSSKGNYGANWGNTYWGQDTPSPATLLVDPTTSRPATYLAAPFGRTLVRLSSVSDGLSATAFVAELIQGSLNDTRGLMWSATVGGSSYISRFAPNQFRDYYRIENDADRIQLPYFCVSEPRKNLPCTAVGVDEIGLRTFAGAKSRHPGGVNVLLGDGSCRFVKDSINHGVWLGLNSIQAGEIVASDQY; encoded by the coding sequence ATGCTCAGGGGCGATGGGGCGCACCGCCGGGCTTTCACGTTGATCGAACTGCTGGTGGTGATCGCGGTCATTGCGGTCTTGATCGCCCTGTTGCTGCCGGCCGTTCAGGCGGCTCGTGAGGCTGCGAGGCGGGTCCAGTGCGTCAACAACATGAAGCAGCTCGGCTTGGCCCTTCACAGCTATCACGACGTCCATACGGCCCTGCCGCCGGGCTTGATCAAGTCGTCGGCCTGCCCCCTGGGTCTCTTGACGGGATGTCAGAACACGCCGTGGATCGTGCATCTGTTGCCCCAGTTGGAGCAGCAGGCGTTCTTCAACGCGGCTAACTTCGATCTGGGGACGGAAGGGCCGTTCGCACCAGCCCCCATGGGGATTTACGCCAACCTGACCCTGGCCTCGATCAGACTCGCCGTTCTCCAATGCCCGAGCGACGCTGAGAACCAGTTCCAGGTGACGCGCGATTTCATGGGGGGCGTCATGAGCTTTTACACCAGTTCCAAGGGGAACTACGGAGCGAACTGGGGCAATACCTACTGGGGGCAAGACACTCCCTCGCCGGCGACGCTGCTTGTCGACCCGACGACGTCGAGGCCCGCGACGTACCTGGCTGCCCCGTTCGGGAGGACGCTGGTTCGACTCTCGAGCGTGAGCGACGGCCTCAGCGCGACCGCCTTCGTCGCCGAATTGATCCAGGGCTCCCTCAACGACACCCGCGGGTTGATGTGGTCGGCGACCGTCGGCGGCTCCTCTTACATCTCGCGATTCGCCCCGAATCAGTTTCGGGACTATTACCGGATCGAGAACGACGCCGACCGGATTCAACTCCCCTACTTCTGCGTCAGCGAGCCGAGGAAGAACCTTCCGTGCACGGCCGTGGGGGTGGACGAGATCGGACTGCGCACATTCGCCGGCGCGAAAAGTCGTCATCCCGGGGGCGTCAACGTCCTGCTCGGCGACGGGTCGTGCCGGTTCGTCAAGGACTCGATCAACCACGGCGTCTGGCTCGGTTTGAACTCGATCCAGGCCGGCGAGATCGTCGCCTCGGATCAATATTAA
- a CDS encoding PEP-CTERM sorting domain-containing protein — MIRRNWIKALAFGLIAAVSGVGAQAASITDLYNTGVDASKNILPDGTADSHYTLTFAPSTSLTAYATAPYGGVWVTPPSGSKWIGPPPFYNVVNGVYTYETTFTLTNAVLSTVVISGQASSDDKIDDILVNGVSVGFSTPDQSYGTLHAFMISGAAFFKDGTNTLTFVTENTHGVVQGLLVSMSGTYTSTVPEPTSIAMLGLGVVGLAAGRRFRTRRAG; from the coding sequence ATGATTCGTCGTAACTGGATCAAGGCTTTGGCGTTTGGTCTCATCGCGGCCGTCTCGGGCGTCGGCGCCCAGGCCGCATCGATCACCGATCTCTACAACACGGGCGTGGACGCCAGCAAGAACATCCTTCCCGACGGTACGGCGGACTCTCACTACACCCTGACCTTCGCCCCGTCGACGTCGCTGACCGCGTACGCCACGGCTCCGTACGGCGGCGTCTGGGTTACGCCCCCCAGCGGTTCCAAGTGGATCGGCCCCCCGCCGTTCTACAACGTCGTGAACGGCGTCTACACCTATGAGACCACCTTCACGCTGACTAACGCGGTTCTGTCGACTGTCGTCATCTCGGGGCAGGCCAGCTCGGACGACAAGATCGACGACATCCTCGTCAACGGCGTCTCTGTCGGCTTCTCCACGCCGGACCAGTCCTACGGCACGCTGCACGCTTTCATGATCAGCGGCGCCGCCTTCTTCAAGGACGGCACCAACACGCTGACGTTCGTCACCGAGAACACCCACGGCGTCGTCCAGGGCTTGCTCGTCAGCATGAGCGGCACCTATACGTCCACCGTGCCCGAGCCCACCTCGATCGCCATGCTGGGCCTCGGCGTCGTCGGCCTCGCCGCCGGCCGTCGCTTCCGCACCCGCCGCGCCGGCTGA
- a CDS encoding helix-turn-helix domain-containing protein, with protein sequence MNANRLTQQALADAVGIAQSALSAFLKDRRVPTAAHAKRLGDHFGVSLTVFLPL encoded by the coding sequence CTGAACGCCAATCGACTGACTCAACAGGCCCTGGCCGATGCGGTCGGCATAGCCCAATCCGCACTCTCGGCGTTCCTCAAAGACAGGCGGGTCCCGACCGCAGCCCATGCCAAGCGCTTGGGCGACCACTTCGGCGTGTCCCTTACCGTCTTTCTGCCGCTCTGA
- a CDS encoding SDR family oxidoreductase — MRVFVTGATGFIGSVVVQDLLKAGHSVLGLARSDTGAASLEAAGAEALRGDLEDLESLRSGAAASDGVIHLGFIHDFSRFQEVCEADRRAIEAMGDALAGTDRPLVVTSGTGMGTKTPGQPATEDHYDPNHPNPRAASELAADTVATRGVRVTTVRLPQVHNTEKQGLVTPMIAIAREKGVAAYIGDGLNRWPSVHVLDAAPVYRLALEKGPNRARYHAVAEEGVTARAIAEAIGRGLKIPVVSLSPEEAAGHFGWMGFFAGLDMPASSALTQERLGWRPIQKAGIIEDLDHMRWSEV; from the coding sequence ATGCGTGTTTTCGTCACCGGCGCGACGGGATTCATCGGCTCGGTCGTCGTTCAGGATCTCCTCAAGGCGGGGCACTCCGTGCTGGGTCTCGCTCGGTCGGACACGGGCGCGGCATCGCTGGAAGCCGCCGGAGCCGAGGCGCTTCGAGGCGATCTCGAGGACCTCGAAAGCTTGCGGAGCGGCGCAGCGGCCTCGGACGGGGTGATCCACCTCGGCTTCATCCACGATTTCTCGAGGTTTCAGGAAGTCTGCGAGGCGGACAGGCGAGCGATCGAAGCGATGGGCGACGCCCTCGCCGGGACCGACCGTCCCCTGGTCGTCACCTCCGGCACCGGGATGGGAACGAAGACGCCCGGTCAGCCCGCGACCGAAGACCACTACGACCCCAACCACCCCAACCCCCGCGCGGCCTCGGAGTTGGCCGCGGATACAGTCGCAACGCGAGGCGTGCGCGTGACGACGGTGAGGCTCCCGCAGGTTCACAACACGGAGAAGCAGGGTCTCGTCACGCCGATGATCGCCATCGCCCGCGAGAAGGGAGTCGCGGCTTACATCGGCGACGGGCTCAACCGCTGGCCCTCAGTGCATGTGCTCGACGCCGCCCCCGTCTACCGACTGGCCCTGGAGAAGGGGCCGAACCGCGCGAGATACCACGCGGTCGCCGAGGAGGGCGTGACCGCCCGCGCGATCGCCGAGGCCATCGGGCGAGGCCTGAAAATCCCTGTCGTCTCCCTATCGCCCGAGGAAGCCGCCGGCCATTTCGGCTGGATGGGGTTCTTCGCCGGATTGGACATGCCGGCGTCCAGCGCCCTGACGCAAGAACGCCTGGGATGGCGGCCCATCCAGAAGGCGGGAATCATCGAAGACCTCGATCACATGAGATGGTCCGAAGTCTGA